aTTAAATGGGCCATTTCAGTTACACTAGTTATGGAAGTTCAAGTTTGAATGTGTATGAAAGGCAatcatgtacataatgtatgacacATTCACACAATACTTAAATAATCTATCACAAATGCAATGCtgagtaattatataattaccaatCAGCAACACACAATCTCTGGCTATAATTAACTAAATAAATGTGCAATGGAAATTGTACATGATTTTAAGAATTGCTGCAACTTTGGGAAAATACAGTTGATAAACTACATGGTAAGGGCTCAGttgccaatctgattaaaatcagctgCTTGTTTCTACATGTAGTAGGCAGAGAAAAAAGCAGCCGATATTAATTAGATTGGTGAGTTGCACTCTTTATTAAATGAGATAGCTAGCATAAACTGCTATTAAACACATGCTCTACATCAATCTAAAACACCAGTCGATTTACACCCATCAAATAATACTTTGCCAAATGTGCAATGGTGACATTTACCTGTCATCAACCAATATCACATGgctgataattaaaaaaaaattgattctGACATGAACTAGTGTTGGACTAGAACATAAAATCATACCCTGCCATCGATTTATCACTATGGTTTTGGTAGAAAGATCTGTTGGAAACCTCCTGTCTGTCATACAGATCTATGTGTGGATATCAACCCTTGCCTGTCGTGAACTAGTGTTAGTCATGAGTCTGTGCCTGACATGAAATACTGTTATTAGCCCTGCATGTTGTGAATGAAAATTAAGACATCAGCTTGTGCCTGTTATGAACTGATGCTACCTGTTGGCATATGCCCCTGCCTGTTGTGCACACAAGCTTTTGATTCCAGATGTACAGAcacctatatatgtataacactgacagtattacaaaattaatatgtgtaaatacatgtataggtgtCTGTATATCTACGCAGTCAAAAGCCTGTGTCACGCACTAGTGTTGAGACATTTGCCCCATAAACTAATGCCAGATATAAGCTCTTAATTGCCTCTGATGAACCAATTCCAGGCATCAGCCCCGTCTGCAATGAACCAATGTGACATCATCAGTCCTTGACATGAACCAATCTTCAATGCCGCCCATTGTCCTGCCATGTTTAACTTGAGCCTCTCTTCGCCATGAATCACTGTTAGACATCTAGTACAAACCCTTATCTACGATGTACATCTGCCCCTGTCTTTTATAAACCAATTTTCTGTCATCATATGCAATCAAAAACTGATAATTTACACAATATAAACTCACTTCTGTTGAATTTGgaggcaaaaaaaaaacaaaaaaaactttgaaaGGCCATTATAAATTGTAACAAAGAGAAACATGTTCCTGATTTCCAGTCAATATCGATCACAAAGATTGGTTTACTTGGAATGGAGCACTCATTAAACAAATCTTGAGCCTATACAGTAACAGCTCTCCAATATTGTCCGCTTAACTCTGTTTCTTgaattattaaattaatttgaaacCAGCTAGTACGTCCAGGACTTCAAATCAAATTGGCATAGGAAACTGCTCTGCATATACTAGCTTTTCTCCTCTTTGCTCCTTACACGTGTCTTtactgaaaaaatacaaatcaaatataaagtattaattGATCACTACCGGTATAACTTCTTGTACAGTAAAGTGTTATAGCCatgctaccccaactgagaacgatGCGTGTACATAAATCCCTACCGCTCTgccgctgacttgtatcgatgtatttAATGAGTGTAgctagttatttatagactcgagtactATCGCCAAATCCATAGGTAAATCGTGGCGGCTCAGGCTACATTAGCTGTACTACCACTTCTACGAGTTACACTTTAACATTTCTAGGCTACATTAGCTGTACTACCACTTCTACGAGTTACActttaacatttctataaacacAATGATCGTAATTGTTACAAATAtcgtaaaaacttgtgtaacttacacaccagtgtactttgctGATGTATTTTTTCTGGGgatgaaaatgctgaaaaaaaatctactatcggtatattttgGGCAGATAATTTTTTTAAGGAAAACAATGTCCGAGTAAACACAAAGTTGATGTTATAAAGGTAATAATTTCAATGCAAAAAATTTAcgataaatgcttgacaacttgcacaaagatgtgttgtatttagaagaaataacataatatagtTGCatcatgtttgttttcttttattggccaccgtaactgaaACAGTATCTTGCAGAACATATCAAAAACATTGGCGGTCTGCCATACTCTGCACAAATGTCAACGTCTGgaaatattacacatgaatagttatcagaaatatttgaaaatattataatctagttacttaaaattgccacaataagttattagtgtgtttgatatcattaacaaactttaatgaGCAATCAGAGAGCAGAATCACATTGTGAGTGAACTCACTACGATAGCAGATCTGTAGATCCAaactgatggctaattatatataacagtacggttTAAATTGCCACTAACCTTTTAGCTTGTTAGTTTTGCAGTAATAATATTGCAAACCACCTATTGAAAATCCATATAAGCCAATTTACACctcatcttataaatcccaaGTGTGTTTCGACTTTTTGTACACGGTCTGCATCCGAGACATGGAACAGTATGGCGGTTCCCTACGTAATGAGCATTgctagatctataaggagtttcatGTGCAaatttactagaaatatgaagatttgttaaaatatttagtaTAAAGACATACTAGTCAAATGAATGTTGATgtaatttgaagaatatttgttttgcatttaagtagatacagacgcatggttgatgatatatagatcggttaagctaactagccattcatTCACAGCTTTTACTTCAACAAACCCGGAATTATCTGTTTCAAAAACGCATCGATGTCATTACCGTCCATGCTTGCTGATAAGAGACCGAATCATTTGAAAATGTGATATAGTTTTGGTTATGAAATGTAAACCCCATATGTACTTTCATTTTCGTTCAGCTGGATGCAAGGCCCGagcgtagcatccagtaccaATATTACCTGACAGTGTGTGTTTGGTGACAGTACTCAAGTCAATAAATGACACGGCTACAGTACACccattcaatacatcgatacaagtcagcggttGAGCGGTAGGTGTTTATATACACGCGTCGTTCTCAGTTTGGGTAGCACAGCTGTAACACCATCATGTAATATTGCTGCTCTAGCAGAGTAAGTAATTTATGGGCCTAACGGTAAATCTTacacactaaatacatgtactattgtaCCTTATTAATTCTTGAATAAGATTTTTATGAGATATTAAAActgaaatttaaaagttttaagaataatttttgtttaatacTGAGGGTTGGAATAACTTCAAAAGTACGTGCAATAATGCAAAATGATCTgaaactttttgttttaaataactTTGAGCATAATTATGACATAATAATCAGGCAATTTAATCGAAATTTGTCTTTTCTCTCAATAGCATGTCGACAATATCCAACCGTCTCCTACCTGCAGTgctcagttgtctcccctgtaacATTCTCTAGTTGTATGGTGTCGGTGAGGAGTTCTACATTACGCACACTCCCAAAAAAGTCCGTCAGAAGGACCTTATCAGGGTTCCGTGGGAACAGGTCTTTACGTGTACTAACAGTGGATGAACACTGGGAACGAGGACACACCTTCAGCTGtacataacaaaaatgtatcatttgTATCTTAAAAATGCTATATATATTAAAGCTTTGATTCAACAGAATGATGTGGATGTGTCCTAAGCTATCTGAAAGCTGTATGTCTGTTGATGCCTgttaacacattttatttttgtacaacTTGTACTAAACTAATAAATTTTATCTATTTGTGAAGAATATTTAACACTGAAACTTTTTTGCTATAAAGTACATCTTTATAGTGACAGGATATGACAGGAGGAAGCGTGAGAcatcagggtcatataattcacatcttttgttaagacctttctatgtctgaagagtatttgatacttttgaaattttagtcaattttactcCTTTTTGCCCCTTCCACAGCCCCGAGGGGTAGGGgccatataatttacaattttgattggccttatgagttagaaggtttgtgcaaaatttcgtctcaggtgagctaaaaatactggaAACAAGCAAAACTATTTCTAAAGTGTCTCTGTGAATGTATACTACTTACAAATTGTCCCATAGTCTTTTTGCTGTCAGGCTTGGCAGATTCCAGAAACTCTAATGCATAGTAAGTATATCTATCAATCACAAATACACCAATGGTTGGATCTACATGGTGCTGAAAATACAAGAAAACAACCATTTAATAACAAGGGTCTAATAATGGGCTTAAAGTTATGTGATGTAATTTTCATACCAATAAATCAAGATCAGTTTATCATTCACCAACAAAAATTACCCCAATAATTTGCGAATTGaaatactttcaatgcataggtatTAATATCACAAGTATATGTGAAAGTACTGCCGAAAATCATTATTCAATGTATTTGCATCTACAGTGTAgtgaaatatgtacatgtggTCAGACAGTGAAGCCAAaagatttctgcaggtatgtctAAATATACATTAGGCATACAAATCTAGAATTTTTACAAAttgcataaattctgtgttgttattattgtttataaggcattatatatgtttgacTGTCTGTTTGATGGTTTTCAGAGCTTTAAGTTATATTGAccttaattttcatactcataaatcaagaagagcttttaatgttttattcaccaccaaagATGATCAAAACTTTGAtgattacaatacttacaatgcataggtttttaACTTACAAGTCCAGATAATGGCTGAGAATGATTTTTGGCAGCACTGAcaagatatatacagtatttacatcTTCAGCAAAGTGAATTGAGTATGCCAGTCAGACCATGAAGTGAAGATGTACGTGgtctttaatttcatttcacatttttacagtgttattagtaattgtgatttgatttctgcaggtatgtttctaTGTAAACATTCATAAGGCATAAAAAGCAACATTTTACATACagtgtagtaagtaatgtttacaaggcatcataatgtttgtctgtctattccaatgattttcacagcttattTCATAAGACCTTATGATTTCTAATAGGTAACCGATTTAAAAAATAAGTTATAATTTCTGCTCAGATACAGCACATTTAACTTTAATTGTGCCATATACTTTTAATGAAAAATGTTCATGTTTGACTGGAAAACAAGTTCCATAGCATATTATAAATCAAAAGcagacatataaacatatgaaaatgAAGATCTGCTGAAATTGGTTACTAAGTACCAGTTAATAATTTgtacataacatatacatgtatataaggtACTAGTACATCATTAACGGAGTAcaattttgatacaaattacatattgtattcatttttttctatcttatattggatttatttctttttctcccCTAGACACTCTTTGCTAAATACTTACAGACAGTGAATCCTCGCCAATCTTACTACTGGCAACAGCCAAAATGTTAGGTGAGTAAAACTTGTGGAACATTGACTCAGCTTGACAGGTGTCGATCATATAGAACAGTTCATGATACCTACATAATGGAAACAAAGAACAGTTCATGATGCCTACATAATGGAAACATAGAACAGTTCATGATGCCTACATAATGGAAACATAGAACAGTTCATGATGCCTACATAATGGAAACATAGAACAGTTCATGATGCCTACATAATGGAAACATAGAACGGTTCATGATGCCTACATAATGGAAACATAGAACGGTTCATGATGCCCACATAATGTAAACATAAAACGGTTCATGATGCCTACATAATGGAAACATAGAACAGTTCATGATGCCTACATAATGGAAACATAGAACAGTTCATGATGCCTACATAATGGAAACATAGAACAGTTCATGATGCCTACATAATGGAAACATAGAACAGTTCATGATGCCTACATAATGGAAACATAACACTTCATGATACCTACATAATGGAAACATAGAACAGTTCATGATGCCTACATAATGGAAACATAGAACAGTTCATGATGCCTACATAATGGAAACATAGAACAGTTCATGATACCTACATAATGGAAACATAGAACGGTTCATGATACCTACATAATGGAAACATAACACTTCATGATACCTACATAATGGAAACATAACACTTCATGATGCCTACATAATGGAAACATAGAACGGTTCATGATACCTACATAATGGAAACATAACACTTCATGATACCTACATAATGGAAACATAACACTTCATGATGCCTACATAATGGAAACATAGAACGGTTCATGATGCCTACATAATGGAAACATAGAACGGTTCATGATGCCTACATAATGGAAACATAGAACAGTTCATGATGCCTACATAATGGAAACATAGAACAGTTCATGATACCTACATAATGGAAACATAGAACAGTTCATGATGCCTACATAATGGAAACATAGAACAGTTCATGATGCCTACATAATGGAAACATAGAACAGTTCATGATGCCTACATAATGGAAACATAGAACAGTTCATGATGCCTACATAATGGAAACATAGAACAGTTCATGATGCCTACATAATGGAAACATAGAACGGTTCATGATGCCTACATAATGGAAACATAGAACAGTTCATGATGCCTACATAATGGAAACATAGAACAGTTCATGATGCCTACATAATGGAAACATAAACACTTCATGATACCTACATAATGGAAACATAGAACAGTTCATGATGCCTACATAATGGAAACATAGAACGGTTCATGATGCCTACATAATGGAAACATAACACTTCATGATGCCTACATAATGGAAACATAGAACAGTTCATGATGCCTACATAATGGAAACATAGAACGGTTCATGATGCCTACATAATGGAAACATAGAACAGTTTGTGATACCTACATAATGGAAACATAGAACAGTTCATGATGCCTACATAATGGAAACATAGAACAGTTCATGATGCCTACATAATGGAAACATAGAACGGTTCATGATGCCTACATAATGGAAACATAGAACGGTTCATGATACCTACATAATGGAAACATAACACTTCATGATGCCTACATAATGGAAACATAGAACGGTTCATGATGCCTACATAATGGAAACATAGAACGGTTATGATGCCTACATAATGGAAACATAGAACAGTTCATGATGCCTACATAATGGAAACATAACACTTCATGATACCTACATAATGGAAACATAGAACGGTTCATGATGCCTACATAATGGAAACATAGAACAGTTCATGATGCCTACATAATGGAAACATAGAACAGTTCATGATGCCTACATAATGGAAACATAGAACAGTTCATGATGCCTACATAATGGAAACATAACACTTCATGATACCTACATAATGGAAACATAGAACAGTTCATGATGCCTACATAATGGAAACATAGAACAGTTCATGATGCCTACATAATGGAAACATAGAACAGTTCATGATGCCTACATAATGGAAACATAGAACAGTTCAGAACAGTTCATGATGCCTACATAATGGAAACATAGAACAGTTCATGATGCCTACATAATGGAAACATAGAACAGTTCATGATGCCTACATAATGGAAACATAGAACAGTTCATGATGCCTACATAATGGAAACATAGAACGGTTCATGATGCCTACATAATGGAAACATAGAACAGTTTGTGATACCTACATAATGGAAAcacagaaatttcaaattttacaaattCATATATCTATGGTTAAGATAACTTATTTCATCATAAACAAGTCATTATAAGTTcagatatttttataaattagcTTTTACTATCAATGCCTAACCTTCTTTTCTGCCACATCTGCTCAAAGGCATCAGCTAACTCTACATTGGAGATTTCATTATCATCTTGGAACTTGAGAAACCCATCTCCACCATGACctgtaattattaattattatagaTTCCAGAATGAGATTAAAAGCAAACTTAACAGAAAAAGAAGTGTATATATAGGTTATATTCTGTGATGTGTATCTTTATGTAATATTTCTTGCTTCTAGAACACCTTAAATATGGAAAAATACGGAAATAAAGAGATGTTCatttgttgttgatttattaaCATATTCGTACTACAATATATTCAACAAACATGTCCGACTTCCAAAATATATATCAACCAATAGGAAGTCAATGGAATCGATGCACATGAAAGAATGCAATTATTTTTCGTCAGTGCCTTATACAGCAATATTCCAACAATGCAAATGCTGGGTGCAGGATAAATAGCATGATATGTATTTATCCTGACCAGTAGGGTCTTGGACTGCAGAAGGGTTGATATTTACGACAAAACTGCATGTAATACTATTACCAGTCATATATACGAGAACATTACTCCTCTCATCTGTTAAAAGTCGTTTGGACCGAGGTGTGCTTGGTGGTAGTCGGCCAGTTAATACACGGATAAAGTTCTCAACTGTGACCTGGTATAGAGGACAAAATCTGAGTTTAGTGTCTTCCAAGATGTAATTAATACAAATAGATCTATAATTTACATACTTTTAAAGTAGATCATATTCTGCTTGTTATTTGCTGTAAGTCATGAGTCGATGGATCTTGTAAAAAGCAGAAAATAAACACCTTCAAGGCATGAACAAGATGACAGAATGGCAAAATCATCAGGATTAAATCAACAGGGAGATAAGATGCACACacaaaaattacatgtataaaggtTGTGTATGTGCTGTTCTGCTATCCCTGACTGGGTTATATATTGGCCAAAGGTCAGCTTATCTATGGGAAGGAGGAAGGGTGCTGCTGTCCTTCATTATCAGTAAGAAAAAGGCTTTGAATCTTACATAAATCCACAGTGACTGATGTACAGGACCTAATGTATTACACCTCACCTGTAGGTTATATGATCAGGTTAACAGGTAGTACCACTGTGTCCTACTAGGACATACAAGCAGATCTTACCTCATAGCCTCTGTAGTCCACCTCCACATCGTCTCCATACACGTTGATCTTTTGGTTGGCATTATTGAAGACGGTGGCTGCGTAATAagtatatcaaaaatattaagaaaatggGAATACAAgaataacatgatttttttaaaaacattttgtatatctATTTAAAATTTGGACTGTGGATAGAACAAATGGGATTGGGATGGACTGATAGCATTATATGGCCACCTCCCCACGGTCCACCACCATTAATGGCATGggcaaacatatatttataatcaacACCAACGAAAGAGTCCCTGTGCAAGTTTTTGACCTCAATAAACAAAGTAATGACAAGCTTGTCACATGATCAACAAATGTATCACTATGGTTTTGAGTTGAGAGTGACATTAATAATTACAACAAAACATGTCCAAAtagttttttcttttaaaatggtaagcaattgaaagaaaaatacatgACAGCCAAATAGCTCTCAAAACGAGATATTGAAACAGAATTGATGATATATGGGTACCAGTTGAtaagtttttaaaatgaaagcaTTTTGGAAGGCTGAATACCATATTTCAGTGATAAATAGTATTAAGGAAAACCAGCTGATCTTACCTGGTCTAGGGTTGCGAGGATTACAGGCCATATCATCAGCCACCATCAGGATAATTTGGCTATGggtaaaagttaaagttaaaattccctttagttaaatgtatatatgaagCCTGAAAAAATCCAAATAAATTAAGAAGGAAATTGCCGTAAAATTATTCCAGAATAAACAGGAAGCCACATAAGACAAGGacctgttttttttcaatataaattatacaGTCAGTACTGACCCCAAAGCCTAATTACGGATCAGGATCTGGTTCAATTAAAGGCTAAGATTGTGCCTGATTTAGCTTACCTGTCTGGGATACCGAGGCGTTTGACACTCCTATAAATGGACAACACATTGGCCACATGACGGTAGTTGAACCAGAATCTAGATGTGTCGACAAGCACTGCCCAGTTGTTAGTGTGGCCACTGGTGAAAAATTCCTCTGGATTTACCTGAAGTTGAAAAATTCAACAAGTTTTATCTGAAATATTGAATTTCACACAGGTGAACATTAATATTACTTGTTACACTGATAAAGTAGGTGGTTGAGGGTTAAACATCATTAACTGATAGAGCACTGATACATAACAAAGGCAGTCTACTGCCAGCTACCAACTAGTGAAAAGTGATGATCATGTGATgcgaaaaatgaaaaaaaatgaaataaagtcaTACAAGGGGCCGGGCCCATAGACCTTACAATGTAACCGTCATCTGACTAGTGACTactggcacaatacaacacctcaaacaATATAGTAATGGCAAACCATTGAAGCAATACAAAAGAACTCTTATAATAGAAGTACATTTGTAGTTGAAGTTTTGATATATTGATGAATTACACCATGAATGAAGATCCCATGATCCTCATCATGCTGCAAGTCCAATATCTAATtactaggcctcttagttatttacaagaagtcgttaaatgattttagcctatttgatccctgtgaccttgaatgaaggtcaaggtcattcatttgaacaaacttggtagccattcgtCCCAGCATACTGCAGGCCTAATTTGAGTACTTTGGTCCTTTCAGTTCctgagaagaagtcgttgaaagattttagcctacttgatccctgtgaccttgaatgaaggtcatggtcattcatttgaacaatcttggtagcctttcatcccaacAAACTACAGGCTAAATATCAGTATCCTGAACATTTGggttattgaaaagaagtcgtttgaattgAAAGTTTACGCATGGCTCATGGAGCACGACGACAGatgatgcatgatgacaatagatcaTCCTGATGGGATGGGACTTCCTAACCCGAGGccgatgggccttaacagtcatttGACTATATggacaatacaacatagtcatttaaagattttagcctattcgacccctgtgaatgaagatcaaggtcatctAAGACtaatatggtagcccttcatccaagcatgtcacaggcctaaaatcaggtctctaggcatcttagttattcacaaaaggttatttcaagattttagcctatttaacccttgtgaccttggatggaggtcaaggtcattcatttgaaaaaaaaaaaatggtagccctttatctcagcatgctgcaggcAGAATATAAGTATTCTGgaccttttggttcttgagaagaagttgtttaaagggtTAAGTCTATTTGAcaactgtgaccttgaataaacaaactttatagcCCTTCATCGCAGAAtactgcaggcccaatatgagtatcctagGTCATTtcgttcttgagaagaagttgttttttttacccctgtgaccttgaatgaaggtctaggtcattcatttaaaaaaatttggtagcccttcatcccagcatgctacaggccaaatatcagtaccttgGGACTTTCGGTTACTGAGAAGaggtcgtttgaatgaaaagtttacgcacgtaGGACAGTGCAGGATGATGAAcggcatgatgacaataggtcatcgaTTCACTGATGCATCAATGTATTGCATCGCTTGGTGGTGTATCGATGCATTGTGCGCAATTTCTTAGTATCTTAATACCtaaaaacaagaatttaacACCCAAGAGttcaaaatgtctttttcaagatagcggctgtggcggccatcttagatttcggaTCAACTCAAAAATTACAACAGTTTGTTGGGACATgatttcaggatcatttcatgcaagtttcagccaaatctcacttgtagaacttgagaagaagttaaaaatgtgaaatgtttatgcacggcggacgacgacggatgAAAAATGATGACTTTCGGTCATCCTAACCCTTTGGGCCAAATgacctaataaaaaaaaacctgtacgTAGCACACACTTCAATATCAACATAATCTTCAACACGCGATGGGTAACATaaatatgacgttataatatttacagaacgtcaaactcttGTGATAAGAGTCTCGAGGAGGAATTTCAATAAGAATCAACCGAACTACACAATGAGTGTCAGATTAACTATCCGCTTTGTGAAAAGTTTGCTTCAGTGCTCTTTTCAGATTTCTGACAATCCGACATTGGAGTGTCGGGTCTAGGAAATATATCGATCCGTCAAAATTGGTTATCATACCGTTATTTAATTCTCCGTGAATATGGCGTGAAGTATATGAAAAGGACGTTGGATAAGAAATAACAATGTACATCAAAACAAAGCTTACCGATTCAGCCCGTGAATAGAACATCAATAGTGTCAAAATAATTGTGAATTGCAGATACTGACAGCACCCCGGAACTCGCATGGGGGCTGCCATTTTGATTTCTGGCAAATATTACTCCGCATTTTGTAAACATTCTCCAGGCTTTTGTTTGTTGAATTCTGTCCGTAAATATATCAACTTTACTTCCACCGAAGCTTGGAATAAATAAAATAGTGTTATTCTAGTTAAATAAAAGTATTACTAATGTAGATATCTCAAATAATTTACATCAACCTGGCACTATATTTTGATGTTTCCGGTTAACCGGAAGAAGATAAGTCCGCCAACTTTTGTTGTCCTTGGATACAGACTGTTCTGTGCAGGTGCCCCATGAGAGTCTACGTTGGAAAGTGATTTCCGACaactcattttataaaaaaGCAATAATCAACCGACAAGATACCACGAAAAAAGGACTCGTATATTCGTGTCCGTAGTGGCAAGATGACTACGGATGATGCGAAGTCATATTTATCAAAGAGGGAGATCCCTCGACTCTTTGAGGTGAGTG
This genomic window from Argopecten irradians isolate NY chromosome 4, Ai_NY, whole genome shotgun sequence contains:
- the LOC138321144 gene encoding GPI-anchor transamidase-like; the encoded protein is MAAPMRVPGCCQYLQFTIILTLLMFYSRAESVNPEEFFTSGHTNNWAVLVDTSRFWFNYRHVANVLSIYRSVKRLGIPDSQIILMVADDMACNPRNPRPATVFNNANQKINVYGDDVEVDYRGYEVTVENFIRVLTGRLPPSTPRSKRLLTDERSNVLVYMTGHGGDGFLKFQDDNEISNVELADAFEQMWQKRRYHELFYMIDTCQAESMFHKFYSPNILAVASSKIGEDSLSHHVDPTIGVFVIDRYTYYALEFLESAKPDSKKTMGQFLKVCPRSQCSSTVSTRKDLFPRNPDKVLLTDFFGSVRNVELLTDTIQLENVTGETTEHCSKDTCKEQRGEKLVYAEQFPMPI